One region of Bubalus kerabau isolate K-KA32 ecotype Philippines breed swamp buffalo chromosome 6, PCC_UOA_SB_1v2, whole genome shotgun sequence genomic DNA includes:
- the LOC129656405 gene encoding LOW QUALITY PROTEIN: RNA-binding protein 12-like (The sequence of the model RefSeq protein was modified relative to this genomic sequence to represent the inferred CDS: inserted 2 bases in 1 codon; deleted 2 bases in 2 codons) — MYDYACFPKALQAECFLMFFSFLTVLQVSYPRNHCKIQCHTALTLCFYWPGRSTSWVKQRRRRCVWFQRSIAGVICLQGLPIMAGTMDTRCFFSGLTIPDGGVHIVGGELGEAFIVFATDEDARLGMMHTGGTIKGSKVTLLLSSKTEMQNMIELNPRRFETANLDIPPANASRSGPPPSSGMTGRVNLPTTVPNFNNPSPNVVTATTSVHESSKNIQTFSTASIGTAPPNMGASFGSPTFSSTVPSIASQMNTVPPPPIPPIPVMPSLLPMPSIPPIPVPPLVPTMPPVPSIPPVPXLPPMTPLPPMSGMPPLNPPPVAPLPAGMNGSGAPVNLNNNLNPVFLGPLNPVNPVQMNSQSNVKPLPINPDDLYVSVHGMRFSAMENDVLDFFHGLRVDAVHLLKDHVGRNNGNGLVKFLSPQDTFEALKRNRMLMIQRYVEVSPATERQWVAAGGPITFKQSIGPSGQKHHPPQPLPRSKSLSGQKRSRSRSPHEAGFCVYLKGLPFEPENKHVIDFFKKLDIVEDSIYIAYGPYGKATGEGFVEFRNEADYKAALCRHKQYMGNRFIQVHPITKKGMLEKIDMIRKRLQNFSYDQREMILNPEGDVTSAKVCAHITNIPFSITKMDVLQFLEGIPVDENAVHVLVDNNGQGLGQALVQFKNEDDACKSERLHRKKLNGREAFVHVVTLEDMREIEKNPPAQGKKGLKRSVPGNPAVPGIPNMGMPNAGLPSSGMPSAGLPAAGMPNAGIPAAGMPNAGIPSAGMLGVGMPGAGMPSAGGEKHAFLAVGSKEANSGPPFNFPGNFGGSNAFGLPLPPPGLGGAFGDARPGMPSVRNSGLPGLGLDVPGFGGGPNNLSGPGFGGGPQNFGNGPGSLGGPPPGFGSGPPGLGNAPGHLSGPPGFGPGPGPIHIGGPPGFGSSSGKPGPTIIKVQNMPFTVSIDDILDFFYGYQVIPGSVCLKYNEKGMPTGEAMVAFESLDEATAAVSDLNDRPIGSRKVKLVLG, encoded by the exons ATGTATGACTATGCTTGTTTCCCCAAGGCCCTGCAGGCAGAATGTTTTctcatgtttttctcatttttgacAGTATTACAG gtatcatatccaagaaatcattgcaaaattcagtgtCATACAGCTTTAACCCtgtgttttt actggcctggaagaagcacaagctgggtgAAGCAGAGAAGAAGGAGGTGTGTGTGGTTTCAGCGCAGCATAGCTGGGGTCATCTGTTTACAAGGTCTCCCAATTATGGCGGGGACCATGGACACTCGCTGCTTCTTCTCTGGATTGACCATTCCTGATGGGGGTGTGCATATTGTAGGGGGTGAACTGGGTGAGGCTTTCATTGTTTTTGCCACTGATGAAGATGCAAGGCTTGGTATGATGCACACAGGTGGTACAATTAAAGGGTCAAAAGTAACACTGTTGTTGAGCAGTAAAACGGAAATGCAGAATATGATTGAACTGAATCCTAGGCGTTTTGAAACTGCCAACCTAGATATACCACCGGCAAATGCTAGTAGATCAGGACCGCCACCTAGCTCAGGAATGACTGGCAGGGTGAACTTGCCTACAACAGTACCCAACTTTAATAATCCTTCACCCAATGTAGTTACTGCCACCACTTCTGTTCATGAAAGCAGCAAAAACATTCAGACATTTTCCACAGCCAGCATAGGAACTGCTCCTCCAAATATGGGGGCTTCCTTTGGGAGTCCAACGTTTAGCTCAACTGTTCCGAGCATAGCCTCTCAGATGAACACAGTCCCACCTCCACCAATTCCTCCAATTCCAGTGATGCCATCTTTGCTGCCAATGCCGTCTATTCCCCCAATACCAGTTCCTCCTCTGGTACCTACAATGCCTCCTGTGCCCTCAATTCCCCCAGTCCC TCTGCCACCCATGACCCCACTGCCACCCATGTCAGGCATGCCACCTTTGAACCCACCACCTGTGGCACCTCTACCTGCTGGAATGAATGGCTCTGGAGCACCCGTGAATCTGAACAATAACCTGAACCCTGTGTTTCTGGGTCCATTGAATCCTGTTAACCCTGTCCAGATGAACTCACAAAGCAATGTGAAACCACTTCCCATCAACCCTGATGATCTGTATGTCAGTGTGCATGGAATGCGCTTTTCTGCAATGGAAAATGATGTCCTAGATTTTTTCCATGGGCTCCGTGTTGATGCGGTGCATTTGTTGAAAGATCATGTAGGTCGAAATAATGGGAATGGATTGGTTAAGTTTCTCTCCCCTCAAGATACATTTGAAGCTTTGAAACGAAACAGAATGCTGATGATTCAACGCTATGTGGAAGTTAGTCCTGCCACAGAGAGACAGTGGGTAGCTGCTGGAGGCCCTATCACTTTTAAGCAAAGTATAGGACCTTCTGGACAAAAGCATCACCCTCCTCAGCCACTTCCCAGGTCAAAATCGCTCAGTGGGCAGAAAAGGTCAAGGTCAAGATCACCACATGAGGCTGGTTTTTGTGTTTACTTGAAAGGGCTGCCATTTGAACCAGAAAACAAACatgtcattgattttttt aaaaagttggaTATTGTGGAAGATAGTATTTATATTGCTTATGGACCCTATGGGAAAGCAACGGGTGAAGGCTTCGTAGAGTTCAGGAATGAGGCTGACTATAAGGCTGCTCTGTGTCGTCATAAACAATACATGGGTAATCGCTTTATTCAAGTTCATCCAATTACCAAGAAAGGTATGCTAGAAAAGATAGATATGATTCGAAAAAGACTGCAGAACTTCAGCTATGACCAGAGGGAAATGATCTTAAATCCGGAGGGGGATGTCACCTCTGCCAAAGTCTGTGCCCATATAACAAATATTCCCTTCAGCATTACCAAGATGGATGTTCTTCAGTTCCTAGAAGGAATCCCAGTGGATGAAAATGCTGTACATGTTCTTGTTGATAACAATGGGCAAGGTCTAGGACAGGCATTGGTTcagtttaaaaatgaagatgatgcATGTAAGTCTGAACGCTTACACCGTAAAAAACTTAATGGGAGAGAAGCTTTTGTTCATGTAGTTACTTTAGAAGATATGAGAGAGATTGAGAAAAATCCTCCTGCCCAAGGAAAAAAGGGGTTAAAGAGGTCTGTGCCAGGTAATCCTGCAGTTCCAGGAATTCCCAATATGGGAATGCCCAATGCGGGATTGCCCAGTTCAGGAATGCCCAGTGCAGGACTGCCTGCTGCGGGAATGCCCAATGCAGGAATACCTGCTGCAGGAATGCCCAATGCAGGAATTCCCAGTGCAGGAATGCTTGGTGTGGGAATGCCCGGTGCAGGAATGCCTAGTGCAGGAGGTGAAAAGCATGCCTTCTTGGCTGTAGGATCTAAGGAGGCCAACAGTGGGCCTCCATTTAACTTTCCTGGTAATTTTGGTGGGTCAAATGCCTTTGGACTaccactccctcctccaggatTAGGAGGGGCCTTTGGTGATGCTAGGCCTGGAATGCCTTCAGTTAGAAATAGCGGTTTGCCTGGTCTAGGACTGGATGTTCCAGGTTTTGGAGGTGGACCAAATAATTTAAGTGGACCAGGATTTGGAGGGGGCCCTCAGAATTTTGGAAATGGCCCTGGTAGCTTAGGTGGCCCC CCCCCCGGCTTTGGAAGTGGGCCCCCTGGCCTTGGAAATGCCCCTGGGCATTTGAGTGGGCCTCCAGGCTTTGGTCCTGGCCCTGGCCCAATCCACATTGGTGGTCCTCCTGGTTTTGGATCTAGTTCTGGAAAACCAGGACCAACAATAATTAAAGTACAGAACATGCCCTTCACTGTGTCTATTGATGACATTTTAGATTTCTTTTACGGTTATCAAGTGATCCCAGGCTCAGTTTGTTTAAAGTACAATGAAAAGGGTATGCCCACCGGTGAAGCTATGGTGGCTTTTGAATCTCTGGATGAAGCCACAGCTGCTGTCAGTGACTTAAATGACAGACCTATTGGCTCTAGGAAAGTAAAGCTTGTATTAGGGTAG